The Metabacillus litoralis genome contains a region encoding:
- a CDS encoding Glu/Leu/Phe/Val family dehydrogenase gives MNTTIQKNEVLNLFSSTQVVIKEALNHLGYPEEMYELLKEPLRMLTVRIPVKMDNGSTKIFTGYRAQHNDAVGPTKGGIRFHPHVDEDEVKALSMWMSLKCGIVSLPYGGGKGGIVCDPRNMSQTELERLSRGYVRAISQIVGPTKDIPAPDVYTNSQIMAWMVDEYSRLREYDSPGFITGKPLVLGGSHGREKATALGVTICIEEAAKRKGIELKGAKVVIQGFGNAGSFLAKMMNDAGAIVIGISDAYGALYDQNGLDIEYLLDRRDSFGTVTTLFNETISNEDLLKLECDILVPAAISNQITVENANDINAQIIVEAANGPTTWEATKILSDKGILLVPDVLASAGGVTVSYFEWVQNNQGYYWSEEEVLQKLNKVLTESFNQVYELAESRNVNMRLAAYMVGVRMMAEASRYRGWV, from the coding sequence TTGAATACAACTATTCAAAAAAATGAGGTTTTAAACTTATTTTCATCCACGCAAGTCGTAATTAAAGAGGCCTTAAATCATTTAGGATATCCAGAAGAAATGTACGAATTATTAAAAGAACCATTAAGAATGTTAACAGTTCGAATTCCAGTTAAAATGGATAATGGGTCAACAAAGATTTTTACCGGCTATCGAGCACAACATAATGATGCTGTAGGACCGACTAAGGGTGGGATTCGTTTTCATCCTCATGTTGATGAGGATGAGGTAAAGGCCCTATCGATGTGGATGAGCTTGAAATGTGGAATTGTCAGTCTCCCGTATGGTGGTGGAAAAGGTGGAATTGTTTGTGACCCCAGAAATATGTCTCAAACGGAATTAGAGCGGCTTAGCAGGGGATACGTACGTGCTATTAGTCAAATTGTTGGACCAACCAAAGATATACCAGCCCCTGATGTTTATACAAATTCACAAATTATGGCTTGGATGGTTGATGAATATAGTCGTTTACGTGAGTATGATTCACCAGGATTTATTACAGGGAAACCGTTAGTATTGGGCGGATCTCATGGCAGAGAAAAGGCAACAGCACTTGGTGTGACCATCTGTATTGAAGAAGCTGCAAAGAGGAAGGGGATCGAGCTTAAAGGAGCCAAAGTTGTTATTCAAGGCTTTGGAAATGCAGGTAGCTTTTTAGCGAAAATGATGAATGATGCAGGGGCTATAGTGATTGGGATTTCAGATGCTTATGGAGCCTTGTATGATCAGAATGGATTGGATATAGAGTATTTATTGGATAGAAGAGATAGTTTTGGTACAGTAACTACACTTTTCAATGAAACAATTTCAAATGAAGACCTCTTAAAGTTAGAATGTGATATTTTGGTCCCAGCAGCTATCTCAAATCAAATTACAGTAGAAAATGCAAATGATATAAATGCACAAATTATTGTTGAAGCAGCAAATGGTCCAACTACCTGGGAAGCAACAAAGATTTTATCTGATAAAGGTATATTACTTGTACCTGATGTGTTGGCGAGTGCTGGCGGTGTTACTGTTTCTTATTTTGAATGGGTACAAAATAATCAGGGTTATTACTGGTCAGAAGAAGAGGTATTACAAAAGTTAAATAAAGTATTAACTGAATCTTTTAATCAAGTCTATGAACTTGCTGAGTCCAGAAATGTTAACATGAGGTTAGCAGCCTATATGGTTGGAGTTCGAATGATGGCTGAAGCATCAAGATATAGAGGATGGGTGTAA
- a CDS encoding biotin/lipoyl-containing protein: MNPIYSIESLDNGVVSQVCINENEYVYEWETLFQIKTDKGNVVNITIGASGLVKDISVKAGDPVYRCSLLARLHDDNKITGSD; encoded by the coding sequence ATGAATCCTATTTATTCTATTGAAAGTCTTGATAATGGAGTTGTCTCACAAGTTTGTATTAATGAAAATGAGTATGTTTATGAATGGGAAACACTTTTTCAGATCAAAACAGATAAAGGAAATGTAGTCAATATAACGATTGGTGCAAGTGGGCTAGTAAAGGATATTTCTGTGAAGGCTGGAGATCCTGTATACAGGTGTTCATTATTAGCTAGATTGCATGATGATAATAAAATAACCGGGTCTGATTAA
- a CDS encoding YjiH family protein, protein MLKKEVEQRNTYKTIDYLQFIIPSLLGILLFVIPISINGEISVTVALLANFIQTLFGETLPYIATFIIFLTAVVSLYTKVFQPKKIINQPFLNKLFNVSWIWQITRALGMIFSVSALFRVGPSAVWSENTGGLLLYDLIPVLFSVFLFAGILLPLLLDFGLLELCGALFTKVMRPLFTLPGRSSIDCLASWLGDGTIGVLLTNKQYEDGYYTKREAAVIGTTFSVVSITFTIVIMSYLELEAYFGSFYLTIVLAGIACALISPRIPPLSRKSNTYIGEVEKEDELIPPGVSSFKWGVNRAVQEAKKVKYSNVIKGGIENVVDMWLGVLPIVMAIGTLALIIAEYTPLFSILGTPFIPLLEIMQIPEAAEASQTMVIGFADMFLPAIIGSGIESEMTRFVIGCLSITQLIYMSEVGGLLLGSKLPVSFLDLVIIFLQRTIISLPIIVLIAHIVF, encoded by the coding sequence ATGTTAAAAAAAGAAGTTGAGCAAAGAAATACATATAAGACAATCGATTATTTACAGTTCATTATTCCATCATTACTAGGAATTTTACTCTTTGTTATTCCTATATCAATTAACGGAGAAATATCAGTTACAGTTGCTTTACTAGCAAATTTTATTCAAACTCTTTTTGGAGAAACATTACCCTATATTGCAACTTTTATTATATTTTTAACTGCTGTGGTCTCTCTGTATACGAAGGTTTTTCAACCAAAAAAAATAATCAACCAACCATTTTTAAATAAACTCTTCAACGTTTCCTGGATTTGGCAAATAACAAGAGCGTTAGGGATGATTTTCTCAGTTTCTGCATTATTTCGTGTAGGTCCTTCTGCTGTGTGGAGTGAAAATACAGGTGGGTTGCTTTTATACGATTTAATTCCTGTCTTGTTTTCAGTCTTTCTTTTTGCAGGTATACTTCTACCGTTGCTTCTCGATTTTGGCTTATTAGAGTTATGTGGAGCACTTTTCACTAAAGTAATGAGGCCACTTTTCACACTTCCTGGACGATCATCTATTGATTGCTTAGCATCCTGGCTCGGTGATGGTACAATAGGAGTACTTTTAACTAATAAACAATATGAAGATGGCTATTATACAAAGCGCGAAGCAGCGGTCATCGGTACAACCTTTTCCGTTGTATCCATTACCTTTACAATCGTTATTATGTCGTATTTAGAATTAGAAGCATATTTTGGAAGTTTTTACCTAACTATTGTACTTGCAGGTATCGCATGTGCACTTATTAGTCCAAGAATCCCTCCCTTATCACGCAAATCTAATACTTATATTGGTGAAGTTGAAAAAGAAGATGAGCTAATTCCTCCAGGTGTGTCAAGCTTCAAATGGGGGGTCAACCGTGCTGTCCAAGAAGCAAAAAAAGTTAAGTATTCAAATGTCATAAAAGGTGGAATTGAGAATGTTGTTGATATGTGGTTAGGTGTTTTACCAATTGTTATGGCAATCGGTACACTTGCACTAATCATTGCTGAATACACACCACTATTCAGTATTCTTGGTACTCCATTTATTCCATTATTGGAGATTATGCAAATTCCTGAGGCTGCAGAAGCATCACAAACGATGGTAATTGGATTTGCAGATATGTTTTTGCCTGCTATCATTGGAAGTGGAATTGAAAGCGAAATGACACGTTTTGTCATTGGTTGCTTATCGATCACACAATTAATATATATGTCAGAGGTCGGCGGATTGCTATTAGGATCTAAACTTCCGGTTTCTTTCCTTGATTTAGTGATTATTTTCCTTCAACGTACTATTATTTCTCTACCAATTATTGTACTTATCGCACACATCGTATTTTAA
- a CDS encoding GntR family transcriptional regulator codes for MAQQTKVGMVKQKIKEWINEGKVLPGEKIYSENELVKMFEVSRHTVRQAVGDLVHEGYLYREQGAGTFVANRRTEAKRMPPTGKNIGVITTYITDYIFPSIIKGIESHLSQQGYSLTFACTDNNPEKERQCLETMINRNVDGLIVEPTRSSSYNPNLHYYLQMEQNNTPFLMINQYYPQLNPPHIILDDEKGGFIATDHLIGLGHRKVIGLFKSDDIQGLNRMQGFIRAFREKNIAFFPEMIITYTTEQEEEDFLNKLKGVLLSGERPTGIVCYNDEIAISVLNLLRELGLKVPDDISIVGYDDSYLAEASETKITSVTHPKMEMGVEAAKWVVSAVENRDKAGTYQKVYQPELVIRSSTKAISK; via the coding sequence ATGGCGCAACAAACGAAAGTCGGGATGGTAAAACAGAAAATTAAAGAATGGATTAATGAGGGAAAGGTTTTACCAGGAGAAAAGATTTATTCAGAAAACGAACTTGTCAAGATGTTTGAGGTTAGTAGACATACAGTTAGACAAGCTGTAGGAGATTTGGTACATGAGGGGTATTTATATCGAGAACAGGGTGCGGGAACGTTTGTCGCAAATCGCAGGACAGAAGCTAAACGCATGCCTCCAACTGGTAAAAATATTGGTGTAATAACAACATATATTACTGATTACATATTTCCATCCATTATTAAAGGTATTGAATCACATCTCTCACAACAAGGTTATTCGTTAACCTTTGCTTGTACTGATAACAATCCTGAAAAAGAAAGACAATGCCTTGAAACAATGATAAATAGAAATGTAGATGGCCTGATTGTAGAACCAACTAGAAGTAGTAGTTATAATCCAAATCTACATTATTATTTGCAAATGGAGCAAAATAATACACCTTTTTTAATGATCAATCAGTACTACCCACAATTAAATCCTCCGCATATCATTTTAGACGATGAAAAAGGTGGATTTATTGCAACAGATCATCTTATTGGTCTAGGCCATCGAAAGGTAATCGGCTTATTCAAAAGCGATGATATTCAGGGGTTAAATCGTATGCAAGGGTTCATTAGAGCATTTAGAGAAAAGAATATCGCATTTTTTCCTGAAATGATTATTACGTATACAACAGAGCAAGAAGAAGAGGATTTTCTAAATAAACTTAAAGGTGTTCTATTATCTGGAGAAAGACCAACTGGAATAGTATGTTATAACGATGAGATAGCTATCAGTGTTCTTAATTTATTGCGTGAACTAGGATTAAAGGTTCCTGATGATATTTCTATTGTAGGCTATGATGATTCTTATTTAGCTGAAGCTTCTGAGACCAAGATTACGTCTGTAACTCATCCGAAAATGGAAATGGGAGTTGAGGCGGCAAAATGGGTTGTTTCTGCAGTAGAAAATAGAGATAAAGCTGGTACTTATCAAAAAGTTTATCAGCCTGAATTAGTTATACGAAGTTCAACCAAAGCTATTTCAAAGTAA
- a CDS encoding HAD family hydrolase, giving the protein MNSIKNAEAIFFDLDDTLYDSLLPFQNALEYYQVGLPRSNAEEFYKKVRHYSDLLWKEHVKGELSLEELRIQRLTRSFLDYQLSITDDQALAIQERYEQEQQQIKPFETVHLLLKQLVETKPLVGIITNGPVNHQMNKLKALKIDQFIPIEHIFISDGIGMAKPDNRVFEHVHTKMNIDPGKCLYIGDTWENDIVPPIEVGWKCIWFNHRNRQPQTKHVPNEIIMNEKEFLLFDEKQGRN; this is encoded by the coding sequence ATGAATAGTATTAAAAATGCTGAAGCAATTTTTTTCGATTTGGACGATACCTTATATGATTCATTATTACCTTTCCAAAACGCCCTTGAATATTATCAAGTTGGTTTACCTCGTTCAAATGCAGAGGAATTCTATAAAAAAGTCAGACATTATAGTGACCTGCTTTGGAAGGAACATGTAAAAGGTGAATTAAGTCTAGAAGAGTTAAGAATACAACGACTAACACGTTCATTTTTAGATTATCAACTATCTATTACAGACGATCAAGCATTAGCTATACAAGAGCGTTATGAACAAGAGCAACAACAAATAAAACCATTTGAAACTGTCCACTTATTGTTAAAGCAATTAGTAGAAACTAAACCGCTCGTTGGAATTATTACAAACGGACCTGTGAATCATCAAATGAACAAGTTAAAGGCACTAAAAATTGATCAGTTCATTCCAATTGAGCACATTTTTATCTCGGATGGAATTGGGATGGCTAAGCCTGATAACCGTGTGTTTGAACATGTTCATACGAAAATGAATATTGACCCAGGTAAATGCCTATATATCGGAGATACTTGGGAAAATGACATTGTTCCGCCAATTGAAGTAGGGTGGAAGTGTATTTGGTTTAACCATCGAAATCGACAACCACAAACAAAGCATGTACCAAACGAGATCATTATGAATGAAAAAGAGTTTTTACTCTTTGATGAAAAACAAGGGCGTAATTAA
- a CDS encoding alpha/beta-type small acid-soluble spore protein has protein sequence MANKNKILVPEAREQVNQLKARVANTTKPEQAKYEAAKELGIPLHEGDNGNLLSKQAGKVGGKLGGDMVREMIKLAEQQLKKEGH, from the coding sequence ATGGCAAATAAAAATAAGATACTTGTCCCTGAGGCAAGAGAACAAGTAAACCAATTAAAAGCAAGAGTTGCAAATACAACTAAACCTGAGCAGGCTAAATATGAAGCAGCAAAAGAATTAGGTATTCCTTTGCATGAGGGAGACAATGGAAATTTATTATCCAAACAAGCCGGAAAAGTTGGTGGCAAGCTTGGTGGCGATATGGTCAGAGAAATGATTAAGCTAGCTGAGCAACAGTTGAAGAAAGAAGGACATTGA
- a CDS encoding alanyl-tRNA editing protein: MTKKLYYDDVYQTKFSSKVIKRNNDESGYFVVLQETAFYPTGGGQPFDKGTLNEINVLKVEEVDGEIRHYMETSIDMEEVNGVIDWERRFDHMQQHAGQHILTAAFEDNLGYKTLSFHLGEETCTIDLDTSSLTDEEIHKAEKLANKIILENRPILTKWVDKKEELSGLPLRKELAVSEHIRLVIIPEYDYNGCGGTHPRSTGEVSLLKILTCEKQKKHTRVHFVCGGRLLKQLQEKQEVLKKLTTQLSSPQQEIDKAVNRLLQHTKSLEERIVNMQDQLLQFEGKELLEKVEKINGYNMIHSVFHNRTINELQLLAKEIVEGNKNTIVLFVNDDQNKLQVVCARSEDIEFNLNQLLKGVLPSINGKGGGKPSFVQGGGERNILPEVLLDQLIKGLS; encoded by the coding sequence ATGACTAAAAAGCTATACTACGATGATGTTTATCAAACTAAATTTTCATCGAAAGTGATTAAGCGCAACAATGATGAATCTGGCTATTTTGTTGTATTACAAGAAACTGCCTTTTATCCAACAGGTGGTGGACAACCATTTGATAAAGGAACATTAAATGAGATAAACGTGCTAAAGGTGGAAGAGGTTGATGGTGAGATACGTCACTATATGGAAACTAGTATAGATATGGAAGAAGTTAACGGTGTGATTGATTGGGAACGAAGGTTTGATCATATGCAACAACATGCCGGTCAACATATTCTAACTGCTGCATTTGAGGACAACCTAGGCTATAAAACATTAAGCTTTCACCTGGGTGAAGAAACATGTACGATTGATCTCGATACGTCATCCCTTACAGATGAAGAAATACATAAAGCAGAAAAATTGGCAAATAAAATCATCCTAGAGAATAGACCGATTTTGACAAAATGGGTGGATAAAAAAGAGGAATTATCAGGTTTACCCCTTCGGAAAGAGTTAGCCGTTAGTGAACACATTCGACTTGTGATTATTCCAGAATATGATTACAACGGCTGTGGTGGAACTCACCCAAGGTCAACAGGAGAGGTTAGCTTATTAAAAATACTAACATGTGAAAAACAGAAAAAACATACACGTGTGCATTTTGTTTGTGGTGGTAGGCTTTTAAAGCAGCTTCAAGAAAAACAAGAGGTGTTAAAAAAATTAACAACACAACTAAGTTCTCCCCAGCAAGAAATTGATAAAGCAGTAAATCGTCTTTTGCAACATACAAAAAGTCTTGAAGAAAGAATTGTAAATATGCAAGATCAGCTTCTACAATTTGAGGGAAAAGAACTATTAGAAAAAGTGGAAAAGATCAATGGATATAATATGATTCATTCAGTGTTTCATAACCGCACAATAAATGAATTACAACTTCTAGCAAAAGAGATTGTTGAAGGAAATAAAAATACTATTGTTCTTTTTGTTAACGATGATCAAAATAAGCTGCAGGTTGTTTGCGCGAGAAGTGAGGATATTGAGTTCAATTTAAATCAATTATTAAAAGGAGTATTACCTTCTATAAATGGCAAAGGAGGAGGTAAGCCCTCATTTGTTCAAGGCGGAGGAGAACGCAATATACTACCAGAAGTACTGCTAGATCAGCTAATAAAAGGTTTATCTTAA
- a CDS encoding RraA family protein has translation MSVNETVENKNQLDDRAEILELYKDLRVTDVRDGMDWVGMHGYGTVSHEIKPLFRTKVVGIARTARYLPFEGPAPKVTGDEYTAWVKWYYSEVCNDPWGHDIEEGDFVCLDVAGIDVGLLGSNNTLDFKGKGARGYLTNGGGVRDTDEVIMQKIPVWSKFVSQGMDQARIRYHEKDIPISIGGVAIYPGDVVVADGDGVVVVPRKLAREVARYAHQELQGDKEGRRRHYEKLGIELDETVL, from the coding sequence ATGTCAGTAAATGAAACAGTTGAAAATAAAAATCAATTAGACGATCGTGCTGAAATACTAGAATTATATAAAGATTTACGTGTAACAGATGTTCGCGATGGAATGGACTGGGTTGGTATGCATGGATATGGAACAGTTAGTCATGAAATCAAACCGTTGTTCCGTACAAAAGTAGTTGGAATTGCACGAACTGCTCGTTATTTACCTTTCGAAGGCCCAGCACCAAAAGTAACTGGTGACGAATATACGGCATGGGTGAAATGGTATTACAGTGAGGTTTGTAATGATCCTTGGGGTCATGATATTGAAGAGGGAGATTTTGTTTGCCTTGATGTAGCTGGAATTGATGTTGGCCTTCTAGGTTCTAACAATACGTTAGATTTTAAAGGAAAAGGTGCTAGAGGTTATTTAACAAATGGCGGTGGAGTAAGAGATACAGATGAAGTAATTATGCAGAAAATTCCGGTATGGTCAAAATTTGTTTCTCAAGGAATGGATCAAGCACGAATTCGGTACCACGAAAAAGATATTCCAATTTCAATCGGAGGAGTAGCAATTTATCCAGGAGATGTAGTTGTTGCTGATGGTGACGGTGTTGTTGTAGTACCTCGTAAACTAGCAAGAGAGGTAGCGAGATATGCACATCAAGAGTTACAAGGTGATAAAGAAGGAAGAAGAAGACATTATGAAAAGTTAGGTATTGAGTTAGACGAAACAGTGTTATAA
- a CDS encoding NAD(P)-dependent oxidoreductase: MSIKRIGFIGLGAMGLPMAKNLLSKEFELHVIAHRNRQPVEELRALGATEHSSLSDIFALCDCIISILPTDKEMESVLLNEQALEVINPGSVLIEMTSGSPEMMKKVHATFRKKGIPVLDGPVSGGTVGAENGTLTVMAGGDKEVLEKTRPVLDAIAKNIYLVGSVGAGKAIKAINQMLAAVHMVASAEAVALAEKLEINMDSLKEVVGNSSGASWMLANKMDSLVNRDFTPGFKLNLMKKDVKIAVKEGQDKQLPLANYVLELFEQASTELGEKDFSAVGKSSLSS; encoded by the coding sequence ATGAGTATAAAACGAATTGGTTTTATTGGTTTAGGAGCAATGGGATTACCAATGGCAAAAAATTTATTAAGTAAAGAGTTTGAATTACATGTCATTGCACATCGTAATCGACAACCTGTTGAAGAATTAAGAGCATTAGGTGCCACTGAGCATTCTTCATTGTCTGATATATTTGCGTTATGTGATTGTATTATTAGCATTCTACCAACTGATAAGGAAATGGAAAGTGTTCTACTAAATGAACAAGCACTTGAAGTGATAAACCCTGGTAGTGTTCTTATTGAAATGACATCTGGGTCACCAGAAATGATGAAGAAGGTTCATGCGACTTTTCGGAAAAAGGGCATTCCTGTTTTAGATGGTCCAGTTAGTGGTGGAACAGTTGGAGCTGAAAACGGAACGTTAACAGTGATGGCTGGTGGGGATAAAGAAGTCCTTGAGAAAACAAGACCAGTACTGGATGCAATAGCAAAAAATATTTATCTGGTAGGTTCTGTTGGTGCTGGAAAAGCCATTAAAGCGATCAACCAAATGTTAGCAGCAGTTCATATGGTAGCTTCAGCTGAAGCAGTAGCACTAGCAGAAAAGCTTGAAATAAATATGGATAGCTTAAAAGAAGTAGTTGGAAACAGCTCAGGTGCTTCTTGGATGCTAGCAAATAAAATGGACAGTTTAGTGAATCGAGACTTTACTCCAGGCTTTAAGCTTAATTTAATGAAAAAAGATGTGAAAATTGCAGTGAAAGAAGGACAAGACAAACAATTACCACTTGCAAATTATGTACTAGAACTTTTTGAACAAGCATCAACAGAATTAGGAGAGAAAGATTTTTCAGCAGTTGGTAAATCATCACTATCTTCTTAA
- the rpiB gene encoding ribose 5-phosphate isomerase B — protein MKIALGSDHCGFEMKKTLLPFLQTLKCEIVDYGCDSTEPVDFPDISQKVCDAVRNGHSKRGILICGTGVGAAIAANKIPGIRAAVCHDFHSAHQAVEHDDVNIMCLGAQIVGPWLAEDLIRAFLNANFKTEDHFVRRVKKLQQLEIAAAKEYLTQEPRKFL, from the coding sequence ATGAAGATAGCTCTTGGAAGTGACCATTGTGGTTTTGAAATGAAAAAAACATTGTTGCCATTTTTACAGACTCTTAAGTGTGAAATTGTAGATTATGGCTGTGATTCAACCGAACCGGTAGATTTTCCAGACATTTCACAAAAAGTTTGTGATGCTGTAAGAAATGGTCATTCTAAAAGAGGAATATTAATCTGTGGAACTGGTGTAGGAGCAGCCATTGCAGCAAATAAAATACCTGGTATTCGTGCTGCTGTTTGTCATGACTTTCATTCAGCACATCAAGCTGTAGAACATGATGATGTAAATATTATGTGTTTAGGAGCTCAAATTGTCGGACCTTGGCTAGCAGAAGATTTAATTAGAGCATTTCTTAACGCAAATTTTAAGACAGAAGATCATTTTGTGAGAAGAGTTAAAAAGCTACAGCAACTGGAGATTGCTGCAGCAAAGGAATATCTCACACAAGAACCTAGAAAATTCTTGTAA
- a CDS encoding ABC transporter substrate-binding protein, whose translation MVLEKMKAFLIMLLSAFLIIGIVGCSSGETTSNNESNGEGSNEKQVEIRFSWWGDTKRNEVYNAIVDRFEEEHPNIKVKREFGGWTDYWDRLATQTAGGNAPDVVSMHQFYVSDYARRNALLNLNEYVDAGKINLENFPESTTNSGKVGDDLFMVAKGVTMSGWVYNTALFDKLGVEYPNMDWTWEDFQEKVKEIHKASNGEIWGSADMSGGQLQPNLRYFLRQKGKDLFDDEGKIAFTKEDVIEWWTMWDNLRKEGAIPDAATSTEYEGAPLEQNLFVTGKTAIQQLPANQIYLYQQQFNEGEIQIVRMPHIDGGENGEYIEGAYLSITEKSEHPEEAAMFIDFFVNAEKALELFKVEQGAPGSTEMQEFVKPLLDPAQQRAVEFIQKTVEYGEPAPYAPLGVNEVEQAFKDNASAISFGQKTVAEAAEDFMNTAEGILK comes from the coding sequence ATGGTTTTGGAAAAAATGAAAGCGTTTTTAATAATGCTATTATCGGCTTTTTTAATCATAGGTATAGTTGGTTGTTCTAGTGGAGAGACAACATCAAATAATGAATCAAATGGAGAAGGTTCTAATGAAAAGCAAGTAGAAATCCGTTTTTCTTGGTGGGGTGACACTAAACGTAACGAAGTATACAACGCAATTGTAGACCGATTTGAAGAAGAGCATCCAAATATTAAAGTAAAACGTGAATTTGGAGGATGGACAGATTATTGGGATCGTCTTGCAACTCAAACAGCCGGTGGAAACGCACCTGACGTCGTAAGTATGCACCAATTTTATGTATCTGATTATGCACGACGGAATGCATTACTTAATTTAAATGAATATGTTGATGCAGGTAAGATTAACTTGGAAAATTTTCCTGAGTCTACTACAAATAGTGGTAAAGTTGGCGATGATCTTTTCATGGTAGCGAAAGGGGTAACAATGTCAGGATGGGTGTATAACACTGCCCTATTCGATAAGCTTGGTGTAGAATATCCCAACATGGACTGGACTTGGGAAGACTTCCAAGAAAAAGTGAAGGAAATTCACAAAGCATCTAATGGAGAAATATGGGGTTCAGCCGATATGAGTGGAGGTCAATTGCAGCCAAATCTACGTTACTTCTTAAGACAAAAAGGTAAGGATTTATTTGATGATGAAGGCAAAATAGCTTTCACAAAAGAGGATGTTATCGAATGGTGGACAATGTGGGATAACTTGAGAAAAGAAGGAGCAATTCCAGATGCAGCTACTTCAACAGAGTATGAAGGTGCTCCTTTAGAACAAAATTTATTTGTTACTGGTAAAACCGCAATACAACAATTACCGGCTAACCAAATTTATTTATACCAACAGCAGTTTAATGAAGGTGAGATCCAAATCGTAAGAATGCCACATATAGATGGTGGAGAAAATGGTGAGTACATTGAAGGAGCGTATTTAAGTATTACAGAAAAATCTGAACATCCTGAAGAAGCAGCCATGTTTATTGATTTTTTTGTAAATGCAGAAAAAGCCCTTGAATTATTCAAGGTTGAACAAGGTGCACCAGGATCAACAGAGATGCAAGAATTTGTTAAGCCACTATTAGATCCAGCGCAACAAAGAGCAGTAGAATTTATTCAAAAGACTGTAGAGTACGGTGAGCCTGCACCATATGCTCCACTAGGTGTTAATGAAGTAGAGCAAGCATTCAAAGATAATGCTAGTGCCATTTCATTTGGACAAAAAACTGTTGCAGAGGCAGCAGAAGATTTTATGAACACAGCAGAAGGAATTTTAAAATAA
- a CDS encoding carbohydrate ABC transporter permease produces MKALKRSWEKNWVGYFFLTPWLIGLLGLSVIPMGASLYFSFTSYDMFTAPEWIGLANYLEMFQDSKWLNSVKVTLSYVFIGVPLQLGFALGVAVLLNKGLKGLQVYRAIYYVPSLFGGSVAIALLWRQLFGGDGLVNSLLAIIGIEGKNWISSPDTALYTLIILTIWQFGAPMVIFLAGLKQVPVELYESSKIDGAGPIKQFFSITLPLITPIIFFNLVMQIINAFQAFTPAYIVSGGSGGPLDSTLFYTLYLYQKGFTQFQMGYASAMAWFLLICISIVTALVFVSSKKWVYYQE; encoded by the coding sequence ATGAAAGCTCTTAAACGAAGTTGGGAGAAGAATTGGGTTGGTTATTTCTTTTTAACCCCTTGGTTAATAGGTTTACTTGGATTAAGTGTCATACCAATGGGGGCATCTCTTTATTTTTCTTTTACTAGTTATGATATGTTTACAGCTCCAGAGTGGATTGGGCTGGCAAACTACTTGGAAATGTTTCAAGATAGCAAATGGTTAAATAGCGTAAAGGTAACATTATCATATGTGTTCATAGGGGTACCTCTACAATTAGGTTTTGCCCTTGGAGTAGCTGTTCTATTAAACAAAGGGTTAAAGGGATTACAAGTATATCGTGCTATCTATTATGTACCTTCTTTATTTGGTGGTAGTGTTGCCATTGCGTTACTTTGGAGACAATTATTCGGTGGAGATGGATTAGTGAATAGTCTTTTAGCTATCATCGGTATCGAAGGTAAAAACTGGATATCATCACCAGATACAGCATTATATACGTTAATCATATTAACAATCTGGCAATTTGGTGCTCCGATGGTCATCTTCCTCGCTGGGCTAAAGCAAGTTCCGGTTGAATTATATGAATCTTCTAAGATAGATGGTGCGGGTCCAATTAAACAGTTTTTCAGTATTACACTTCCATTGATTACTCCTATCATTTTTTTCAATCTTGTTATGCAAATCATCAATGCTTTTCAAGCTTTTACTCCAGCTTATATTGTGAGTGGTGGAAGTGGTGGGCCGCTAGATTCCACTTTGTTTTATACGCTATATCTTTATCAAAAAGGATTTACACAGTTTCAGATGGGATATGCATCTGCAATGGCATGGTTTCTATTGATTTGTATATCAATTGTTACGGCACTCGTCTTTGTTTCTTCAAAAAAATGGGTGTACTACCAGGAATAG